The proteins below are encoded in one region of Alosa sapidissima isolate fAloSap1 chromosome 24, fAloSap1.pri, whole genome shotgun sequence:
- the zgc:112496 gene encoding uncharacterized protein zgc:112496 yields MPMDAGLFSCSDPAVWGGVHEKYWAVVEAKSSGKGKAGKLLALDKWYQEELPKQITARTQRHVTRDELSKLMEWKLTRGKFRPRLQQLIGSNSEEVVQSCSIKAFGLLPDVQAAILELSTLKGMGPATASAVLAAGAGEEVAFMADESVESIPELRPVQYTAKHYSLYLDKITQKTKTLNTVDSQQDWTPHMVELCLWTWAVASKLQPSLLEEFNDLKHQTNQEPVKRPAANDRAAKRQKT; encoded by the exons ATGCCAATGGACGCAGGACTGTTCAGCTGCTCTGACCCagcagtgtgggggggggtgcatgagAAATACTGGGCAGTTGTAGAGGCTAAGTCCTCAGGGAAAGGCAAGGCAGGAAAACTGCTGGCTCTGGACAAGTG GTATCAGGAGGAGCTCCCAAAGCAGATTACTGCCCGGACACAACGTCACGTTACCCGTGATGAGCTGAGCAAGCTTATGGAGTGGAAACTAACG aGGGGAAAGTTCCGACCAAGACTGCAGCAGCTGATTGGCTCCAACAGTGAGGAGGTGGTGCAGAGCTGCAGCATCAAGGCGTTTGGTCTGCTGCCAGACGTTCAGGCGGCCATCCTGGAGCTGAGCACTCTCAAAGGGATGGGTCCAGCCACAGCCTCAG CGGTGCTAGCAGCAGGGGCTGGCGAGGAGGTGGCGTTTATGGCGGATGAgagtgtggagagcatcccagAGCTCCGTCCAGTGCAGTACACAGCCAAACACTACAGCCTCTACCTGGACAAAATCACCCAGAAGACAAAGACCCTCAACACAG tggaCAGTCAACAGGATTGGACTCCTCATATGGTGGAGTTGTGTTTATGGACATGGGCAGTAGCCAGTAAGCTGCAGCCATCTCTGTTGGAGGAGTTTAATGACCTAAAACACCAAACCAATCAAGAGCCAGTTAAGAGACCTGCAGCCAATGACAGAGCAGCTAAGAGGCAGAAAACCTAA
- the rhbdl1 gene encoding rhomboid-related protein 1, which produces MDRSSLFQLIQEQLDPDQTGFVAVENFTSLVQHHELQLDPNKLDMLFALVHANERGQICYQELIELLSNKRSSSFRKAIANGRRTLQREILLDETGLGVYKRFVRYVAYEILPCETDRRWYFHQNRLCPPPVFMAIITIIQIVVFLCYGVMLNKWVLQTYQPDFMKSPLVYHPGHRAQVWRFFSYMFMHVGLEQLGFNALLQLMIGVPLEMVHGILRISLLYMAGVVAGSLTVSITDMRAPVVGGSGGVYALCSAHLANVVMNWAGMKCPYKLLRMILALVCMSSEVGRAVWLRFSPPLPSSGPQPSFMAHLSGAVVGISMGLLILRSYEESLQTQCSWWVLVFSFITFLLFAIFWNIFAYELLGVQIPPPP; this is translated from the exons ATGGATAGGAGCTCCCTGTTTCAGCTCATTCAAGAGCAG ctggacCCCGATCAGACTGGTTTTGTGGCGGTAGAGAACTTTACCAGTCTGGTGCAGCATCATGAGCTGCAACTAGACCCCAACAAGCTGGACATGCTGTTTGCTCTGGTGCACGCCAACGAGCGAGGACAGATCTGCTACCAGGAGCTCATCGAGCtg TTGAGCAACAAGCGCAGCAGCAGTTTCCGTAAGGCCATCGCAAATGGGCGACGTACTCTGCAGCGCGAGATCCTATTGGACGAGACGGGGCTGGGTGTGTACAAACGCTTTGTGCGCTACGTGGCGTACGAGATCCTGCCCTGCGAGACGGACCGCCGCTGGTACTTCCACCAGAACCGCTTGTGCCCACCGCCAGTGTTCAtggccatcatcaccatcatacag ATTGTGGTGTTCCTGTGCTATGGCGTGATGCTGAATAAGTGGGTCCTGCAGACGTACCAGCCGGACTTCATGAAGAGTCCACTGGTCTACCACCCAGGACACAGGGCCCAGGTGTGGAGGTTCTTCAGCTACATGTTCATGCATGTGGG gctGGAGCAGCTGGGCTTCAACGCTTTGCTGCAGCTGATGATCGGGGTACCGCTGGAGATGGTGCACGGCATCCTACGCATCAGTCTGCTCTACATGGCCGGAGTAGTggcag gttcgCTGACAGTCTCCATCACTGACATGCGTGCCCCTGTGGTGGGGGGCTCCGGGGGTGTCTACGCTCTCTGCTCTGCCCATCTCGCCAACGTTGTCATG AACTGGGCAGGCATGAAGTGTCCGTACAAACTGCTGCGAATGATCCTGGCCCTGGTCTGCA TGAGTTCCGAGGTGGGCCGCGCGGTGTGGCTGCGCTTCTCGCCTCCGCTGCCGTCGTCGGGGCCGCAGCCGAGCTTCATGGCGCACCTGTCGGGCGCGGTGGTGGGCATCAGCATGGGCCTGCTGATCCTGCGCAGCTACGAGGAGAGCCTGCAGACGCAGTGCTCCTGGTGGGTGCTCGTTTTCTCCTTCATTACCTTCCTCCTCTTCGCCATCTTCTGGAACATCTTCGCCTACGAGCTGCTCGGCGTCCAGATTCCGCCGCCGCCATGA